One Thalassospira marina DNA window includes the following coding sequences:
- a CDS encoding 50S ribosomal protein L25/general stress protein Ctc: MANANLTAEIRERAGKGAARAVRRAGMVPGVIYGAKQDPVMFQIDPRPLVKLLHKPGFFSHVLTIDVAGTSYDVLPRDVQFDKVTDEPIHVDLLRFAKDHKLTVEVPVRFINEEKSPGLKRGGVLNIVRHDVELNCDPKAIPEELVFDLAGFEVGDSIHISATTLPKGAEPTITDRDFTVATIAAPSSLKSEDNAAGDDEDATEE; this comes from the coding sequence ATGGCAAATGCCAATCTTACTGCGGAAATCCGTGAACGGGCCGGAAAGGGGGCCGCCCGTGCCGTGCGTCGTGCCGGTATGGTCCCTGGTGTCATCTATGGTGCAAAACAGGATCCTGTTATGTTCCAGATTGACCCGCGTCCGCTCGTGAAACTGCTGCACAAGCCGGGTTTCTTCTCGCACGTTCTGACCATTGATGTTGCTGGCACGTCCTATGACGTTCTGCCGCGCGACGTTCAGTTCGACAAAGTGACCGACGAACCGATCCACGTTGACCTTCTGCGCTTTGCAAAAGATCACAAGCTGACGGTTGAAGTTCCGGTTCGCTTTATCAACGAAGAAAAATCTCCGGGCCTGAAACGCGGTGGCGTTCTCAACATCGTTCGTCACGATGTTGAACTGAACTGCGATCCGAAGGCAATTCCGGAAGAACTGGTCTTCGATCTGGCCGGCTTCGAAGTTGGCGACTCGATCCACATTTCGGCAACGACCCTGCCGAAAGGTGCCGAGCCGACCATTACCGACCGTGACTTCACCGTTGCTACCATTGCTGCACCGTCATCTTTGAAATCCGAAGATAACGCTGCTGGCGATGACGAAGACGCAACCGAAGAATAA
- a CDS encoding ribose-phosphate pyrophosphokinase: MKILACNSNLPLAESIADHLNLPLTRADVKRFSDQEIWCEIQENVRGEDVFVIQSTSFPANDNLMELLVMLDALRRGSARRITAVMPYFGYARQDRKSGPRTPISAKLVANLITVAGADRVLTMDLHAGQIQGFFDIPLDNLFASPVLTSDIRAKFEGQKLVIVSPDVGGVARARSVAKRLDAELAIIDKRRPKAGISEVMHVIGDVKDAACILVDDIVDSAGTLCNAATALKERGASSVAAYVSHGVLSGPAVERIANSPMSEVVTTDSIKASEAVRGCPKIRQLPVAPLMAEAIRRISEEKSVSVLFD; encoded by the coding sequence ATGAAAATCCTCGCCTGTAACAGCAATCTGCCTTTGGCCGAATCCATTGCTGATCATCTGAATCTGCCGCTTACCCGTGCAGATGTGAAACGATTCTCCGATCAGGAAATCTGGTGTGAAATTCAGGAAAACGTCCGCGGTGAGGACGTTTTTGTGATTCAGAGCACGTCTTTCCCGGCAAATGACAACCTGATGGAACTGCTGGTGATGCTCGATGCGCTGCGTCGTGGTTCCGCGCGCCGCATCACGGCTGTCATGCCCTATTTTGGCTATGCCCGCCAGGACCGTAAATCTGGCCCCCGTACGCCGATCTCGGCCAAGCTGGTTGCCAACCTGATCACGGTTGCCGGTGCTGACCGTGTTCTGACCATGGACCTCCATGCCGGTCAGATTCAGGGCTTTTTCGATATTCCGCTTGATAACCTGTTTGCTTCCCCGGTTTTGACCAGCGACATCCGTGCAAAATTCGAAGGCCAGAAACTGGTCATCGTCAGCCCGGACGTTGGTGGTGTTGCCCGTGCCCGTTCGGTGGCAAAACGTCTTGATGCCGAACTGGCGATCATCGACAAACGCCGCCCGAAAGCCGGTATTTCCGAAGTCATGCATGTTATCGGCGATGTGAAGGATGCAGCCTGCATTCTGGTTGATGATATTGTTGATTCGGCAGGGACCCTTTGCAATGCGGCAACCGCCCTTAAAGAACGCGGTGCTTCGTCGGTTGCGGCCTATGTCAGCCATGGTGTCCTGTCGGGCCCGGCGGTTGAACGTATTGCCAATTCCCCGATGAGCGAAGTTGTCACCACGGATTCGATCAAAGCATCGGAAGCTGTGCGGGGTTGCCCGAAAATCCGTCAGTTGCCGGTGGCACCGCTGATGGCAGAGGCAATTCGCCGCATTTCGGAAGAAAAATCTGTTTCCGTTCTTTTCGATTGA
- the pgeF gene encoding peptidoglycan editing factor PgeF produces MTEKLIKADNGVSFLSADILGNIAGLKHGFFTREGGVSNGIHAGLNVGFGSDDDKDIVARNRSLAAAAFDTTSDRLTTVYQVHGTDVAVLERPLTRDELPKADAMVTDRKNVMLGILTADCTPVLFCDAVAGVIGACHSGWRGSFAGISESTVQAMENLGAKRANIVAAIGPCIGRASYEVDGGFRDRILTGPRGDEDLFDPSVREGHFMFDLPEYVYRRTCDTGIANVSLLARDTLAEEELFFSYRRTTLRGEPDYGRQLSAIMLA; encoded by the coding sequence GTGACTGAAAAACTGATTAAAGCCGATAACGGTGTTTCGTTTCTAAGTGCCGATATCCTGGGCAATATTGCCGGGTTGAAGCATGGCTTTTTTACCCGCGAAGGCGGGGTTAGCAATGGCATCCATGCCGGGTTGAATGTTGGTTTTGGATCGGACGACGACAAGGACATTGTTGCGCGTAACCGATCCCTTGCGGCTGCGGCATTTGATACAACATCCGACCGCCTGACGACGGTTTATCAGGTGCATGGCACGGATGTTGCCGTTCTGGAACGCCCATTAACGCGCGATGAATTGCCCAAGGCCGACGCCATGGTGACAGATCGCAAAAATGTCATGCTGGGTATTTTGACGGCGGATTGTACGCCGGTTCTTTTTTGTGATGCGGTGGCGGGCGTTATCGGTGCGTGCCATTCGGGCTGGCGCGGGTCCTTTGCCGGTATTTCCGAAAGCACGGTTCAGGCGATGGAAAATCTGGGGGCGAAACGTGCCAATATCGTTGCGGCGATTGGCCCCTGTATTGGCCGGGCATCCTACGAGGTGGATGGCGGTTTTCGCGACCGTATCCTTACGGGGCCGCGCGGGGATGAGGATTTGTTTGATCCGTCGGTGCGTGAGGGGCATTTCATGTTTGATTTACCGGAATATGTTTATCGCCGCACCTGCGATACCGGCATTGCCAATGTTTCCCTTCTGGCCCGCGATACTTTGGCCGAAGAAGAGTTGTTCTTTAGCTATCGCCGCACCACATTGCGCGGCGAGCCCGATTATGGACGCCAGCTTTCGGCGATCATGCTAGCCTAG
- a CDS encoding class I SAM-dependent methyltransferase, translated as MSDKDNQTPALLDHLKRRISIAGPISVADYMTEALAHPQWGYYRKQDPFGQAGDFVTAPEISQMFGELIGLWAAVTWQQMGSPSRLQLVELGPGRGTLMADALRAVRNVPGLSDALTVRFVETSPVLRARQQTAIMPYGIPAVWHDSFDEIPEAQNAPMVVIANEFFDALPVRQFQFCKDGWRERLVAISAETGELCFTNGALAPMTDALVPVKLRPTAKVGDVFEASPVGVAIANQIAHRLNRDGGAALMIDYGHPHSAFGDTLQALRNHKFHPVLSQPGDADLTTHVDFGALARTFSQADARTGAVLGQGTFLKMLGIEQRAELLKQSATTDQAAAIDAALNRLIDADQMGTLFKVLIAYGRETAPPPCVSGAEG; from the coding sequence ATGTCGGATAAAGATAACCAGACCCCAGCGTTGCTTGATCATTTGAAGCGCCGCATTTCCATTGCCGGGCCCATTTCGGTTGCCGATTACATGACAGAGGCACTGGCCCACCCGCAATGGGGATATTACCGCAAACAGGACCCGTTCGGGCAGGCAGGCGATTTTGTTACCGCGCCCGAAATAAGCCAGATGTTTGGCGAACTGATTGGCCTGTGGGCCGCAGTTACCTGGCAACAGATGGGAAGCCCATCACGTTTGCAGCTGGTTGAGCTGGGGCCGGGGCGTGGCACATTGATGGCCGATGCCCTGCGGGCGGTGCGCAATGTGCCGGGCCTGTCGGACGCCCTGACGGTACGGTTTGTTGAAACCAGCCCGGTTTTGCGCGCGCGCCAGCAAACCGCGATCATGCCTTATGGTATTCCTGCCGTGTGGCACGACAGCTTTGATGAAATTCCCGAAGCGCAAAATGCCCCGATGGTGGTGATTGCCAACGAGTTTTTCGATGCCCTGCCGGTACGCCAGTTTCAGTTTTGCAAGGATGGCTGGCGCGAAAGGCTGGTGGCGATTTCGGCCGAAACCGGCGAACTGTGCTTTACCAATGGGGCATTGGCCCCGATGACCGATGCGCTGGTGCCGGTTAAATTGCGGCCCACGGCAAAGGTTGGCGATGTGTTTGAAGCATCGCCCGTTGGTGTTGCCATTGCCAACCAGATTGCACATCGCCTGAACCGCGATGGCGGGGCGGCATTGATGATTGATTATGGGCATCCGCACAGTGCCTTTGGCGACACGCTACAGGCCCTGCGCAATCATAAATTTCATCCGGTTCTGTCACAGCCGGGCGATGCCGATTTGACCACCCATGTCGATTTTGGCGCCCTTGCCCGTACCTTTTCCCAGGCCGATGCCCGCACGGGGGCCGTATTGGGGCAGGGCACATTTTTGAAAATGCTGGGCATTGAACAGCGCGCGGAACTTTTAAAACAGTCAGCCACCACCGACCAGGCAGCGGCGATTGATGCGGCGTTAAACCGCCTGATCGATGCTGACCAGATGGGAACGCTTTTTAAAGTGTTGATCGCCTATGGTCGTGAAACTGCCCCGCCGCCCTGTGTTAGCGGGGCTGAGGGGTAA
- the lgt gene encoding prolipoprotein diacylglyceryl transferase, whose product MLSLAFPAIDPIAIAIGPLAIRWYALAYIAGLIIGWRYVLAYINKPPYVMTRNQVDDLLFWATLGVILGGRTGYVLFYNLEFYLANPSHIIRVWEGGMSFHGGMLGVIIAVFCFARMRGISFLGVVDAVASAAPIGLFFGRIANFINGELFGRTTDVPWGMVFPRGGPEPRHPSQLYEAGLEGVALFCILFVLSRSEKMRSHPGVVGGVFLAGYGISRIIVEFFRQPDQQLGYLVFGATMGQLLSVPMVLVGAGVALYGLSRPALVGQKPVDEGKTKTAKS is encoded by the coding sequence ATGCTCAGTCTTGCCTTTCCGGCAATTGATCCCATCGCCATTGCCATTGGCCCGCTGGCTATTCGCTGGTATGCGCTGGCCTACATTGCCGGGCTGATCATCGGGTGGCGGTATGTTCTGGCCTATATCAACAAGCCGCCCTATGTGATGACACGCAACCAGGTTGATGACCTGCTGTTCTGGGCGACGCTTGGGGTTATTTTGGGCGGGCGTACCGGCTATGTGCTGTTTTACAACCTGGAATTCTACCTTGCGAACCCGTCCCATATCATTCGGGTGTGGGAAGGCGGCATGTCGTTCCATGGCGGGATGCTGGGTGTGATCATTGCCGTGTTCTGCTTTGCACGGATGCGCGGCATTTCGTTTTTGGGTGTGGTGGATGCGGTGGCATCGGCGGCACCAATTGGCCTGTTTTTTGGCCGTATCGCCAATTTCATCAATGGCGAACTGTTTGGCCGCACGACGGATGTGCCCTGGGGCATGGTTTTTCCGCGGGGTGGCCCCGAACCGCGCCATCCCAGCCAGCTTTATGAAGCCGGGCTGGAAGGTGTTGCGCTGTTTTGCATTCTGTTTGTCCTTTCACGCAGTGAAAAAATGCGTTCGCATCCCGGTGTTGTGGGTGGTGTGTTCCTGGCGGGGTATGGCATCAGCCGGATCATCGTCGAATTTTTCCGCCAGCCCGACCAGCAGCTGGGCTATCTGGTGTTTGGTGCGACGATGGGGCAGCTTCTTTCGGTGCCGATGGTACTGGTGGGGGCCGGTGTTGCCCTGTATGGCCTGAGCCGCCCGGCCCTTGTTGGCCAGAAGCCGGTTGATGAAGGCAAAACCAAAACGGCGAAATCCTGA
- the rfaD gene encoding ADP-glyceromanno-heptose 6-epimerase yields MLIVTGGAGFIGSNIVAALQDRGKTDIVIVDRLRDGIKWRNIAKRELRDIIHPDELPAFLEAHPNDVDAIFHMGAISATTERDADKIVANNFKLTTFLWEWCSRHSARLIYASSAATYGDGKQGFTDLFEQDELAKLQPLNAYGWSKHATDRRFRRILDQNGFRPKQWAGLKFFNVYGPNEYHKGGMRSVVSQMYDKLSAGEQATLFKSHHPDYEDGGQLRDFVWVGDVVNIIMWLYEHPEVSDLFNVGTGKARSFKDLALAVFAAMGKEPDIKFVPTPEAIRDKYQYFTEADMSKLRASGYDAPMTPLEDGVRQYVQDFLATDDPFR; encoded by the coding sequence ATGCTTATCGTTACCGGTGGGGCCGGATTTATCGGGTCCAATATTGTCGCCGCCCTTCAGGATCGCGGGAAAACCGATATCGTGATTGTCGATCGCCTGCGTGACGGCATTAAATGGCGCAACATCGCCAAACGCGAATTGCGCGATATTATCCATCCTGATGAATTGCCGGCCTTTCTTGAAGCGCACCCCAATGATGTGGATGCGATTTTCCATATGGGCGCGATTTCGGCCACGACCGAACGCGATGCAGACAAGATCGTTGCCAACAATTTCAAACTGACGACCTTTTTGTGGGAATGGTGTTCGCGCCATTCGGCCCGGCTGATTTATGCATCCTCGGCCGCGACCTATGGCGATGGCAAACAGGGTTTTACCGACCTGTTTGAACAGGATGAACTGGCAAAATTGCAGCCCCTGAATGCCTATGGCTGGTCCAAGCATGCAACCGATCGCCGGTTTCGCCGGATCCTGGATCAAAACGGTTTTCGCCCGAAACAGTGGGCCGGGCTGAAGTTTTTCAATGTTTACGGCCCGAACGAATACCATAAGGGCGGCATGCGTTCTGTGGTGTCGCAGATGTATGACAAGCTATCTGCCGGGGAACAGGCAACGCTGTTTAAATCGCACCATCCCGATTATGAAGATGGCGGGCAGTTGCGCGATTTTGTCTGGGTGGGTGATGTGGTCAATATCATCATGTGGCTTTATGAACACCCGGAAGTCTCCGACCTTTTCAATGTCGGAACCGGCAAGGCGCGTAGTTTCAAGGACCTGGCGCTGGCGGTGTTTGCCGCCATGGGCAAGGAACCCGACATCAAATTTGTGCCGACCCCCGAAGCCATCCGCGACAAGTACCAGTATTTCACCGAGGCTGACATGTCCAAGCTGCGCGCCAGCGGCTATGACGCGCCGATGACCCCGCTTGAAGACGGTGTGCGCCAGTATGTGCAGGACTTCCTTGCGACGGATGATCCGTTTCGTTAA
- a CDS encoding accessory factor UbiK family protein has translation MQINNRLLDDLTRVTNSALGTMTGVKGEVDALVRQQFEKILVNMDLVTREEFDVMRDIATKSAQRADALEAQVATLEDRLAKLENAGKSSAKPASKAAKTKAEGDE, from the coding sequence ATGCAGATCAATAACCGCCTTCTTGATGACCTTACCCGCGTAACCAACAGCGCGCTGGGCACCATGACCGGGGTCAAGGGCGAGGTTGATGCACTTGTGCGCCAGCAGTTTGAAAAAATCCTGGTGAATATGGATCTGGTCACGCGCGAAGAATTTGACGTGATGCGCGACATTGCCACCAAATCCGCCCAGCGTGCCGATGCCCTTGAAGCACAGGTTGCCACCCTGGAAGACCGCCTGGCCAAACTTGAAAACGCTGGCAAATCCAGCGCGAAACCCGCCAGCAAAGCGGCAAAGACCAAGGCAGAAGGCGACGAATAA
- a CDS encoding YbjN domain-containing protein — MNDLMQDNGEIDDDNPLLLVEDIAQTNQWNLERRSADEIVVEIPGHWCTYLVYFTWRDDAEALHIACCFDLFVPDPVRPRIYELLAKCNEQLWIGHFGLWLDENMPLFRHTLLFGGDVPPATEQFEELIEIAISECERFFPAFNFVLGQGKSPDEALASSMLEPVGQA, encoded by the coding sequence ATGAACGACCTGATGCAGGATAACGGCGAAATCGACGACGACAATCCGCTGTTGCTTGTCGAGGATATCGCCCAGACCAACCAGTGGAACCTTGAACGTCGCAGCGCCGATGAAATCGTTGTCGAGATTCCGGGGCACTGGTGCACCTATCTTGTGTATTTCACCTGGCGCGATGACGCCGAAGCGCTGCATATCGCCTGCTGCTTTGACCTGTTCGTACCAGACCCGGTCCGCCCGCGCATTTATGAACTGCTTGCCAAATGCAATGAACAGCTTTGGATCGGGCATTTTGGCCTGTGGCTGGATGAAAACATGCCGCTGTTTCGCCATACGCTGCTGTTCGGCGGGGATGTACCGCCCGCAACCGAACAGTTTGAAGAACTGATCGAAATTGCCATTTCCGAATGCGAACGGTTTTTCCCGGCCTTCAATTTTGTGCTGGGTCAGGGCAAAAGCCCGGACGAGGCCCTGGCCAGTTCCATGCTTGAACCGGTGGGACAGGCCTAG
- the proC gene encoding pyrroline-5-carboxylate reductase → MKTRLLLVGCGKMGGAMLEGWLARGLNANNVYVIEQAETAENLETRLGVHGITELSEMPDTFVPQVVLFAVKPQVLPDILDLYKPLVRAETVFLSVAAGRTSEFFASRLGETARIVRAMPNTPAAVSRGMTVMFPTDYVSAAQRDMCETLLRAVGEVSWITDESLMDAVTAVSGSGPAYIFHMVEALAQAGVTAGLPEEQAMLLARQTVVGAGFLLDESPETAETLRKNVTSPGGTTAAALNVLMDPQDGLPALLTRAVEAARKRSVELAG, encoded by the coding sequence ATGAAAACACGGTTGTTGCTGGTAGGCTGCGGTAAAATGGGCGGCGCCATGCTTGAAGGCTGGCTGGCACGTGGCCTGAATGCCAACAATGTTTATGTCATTGAACAGGCCGAAACCGCCGAAAACCTCGAAACCCGTCTGGGTGTTCATGGCATTACCGAACTTTCCGAAATGCCCGATACCTTTGTGCCCCAGGTTGTTCTGTTTGCCGTCAAGCCGCAGGTCCTGCCCGATATCCTTGATCTTTACAAACCACTGGTGCGCGCGGAAACCGTGTTTCTTTCGGTTGCGGCTGGTCGCACCAGCGAATTTTTCGCAAGCCGCCTTGGCGAAACCGCGCGCATCGTTCGCGCCATGCCCAACACACCGGCTGCCGTTTCGCGCGGCATGACCGTGATGTTCCCGACCGACTATGTCAGTGCTGCCCAGCGTGACATGTGCGAAACCCTTCTCAGGGCTGTGGGCGAGGTTTCCTGGATCACCGATGAAAGCCTGATGGATGCGGTCACCGCCGTTTCCGGCAGCGGCCCGGCCTATATCTTTCATATGGTCGAGGCACTGGCACAGGCTGGCGTAACGGCTGGCCTGCCCGAAGAACAGGCAATGCTGCTTGCCCGCCAGACCGTTGTTGGCGCAGGCTTCCTGCTTGATGAAAGCCCGGAAACTGCCGAAACCCTGCGCAAAAATGTCACCAGCCCCGGTGGCACCACTGCTGCTGCCCTGAATGTCCTGATGGACCCGCAGGACGGCCTGCCGGCCCTTCTGACCCGCGCGGTCGAGGCGGCACGTAAACGTTCGGTCGAACTGGCAGGTTAA
- a CDS encoding TetR/AcrR family transcriptional regulator → MPAKKDPRDTLIAAAMELAAERSWHSVTLIDISQKAGLSLADIYPLFKNKSDILRAFVRKMDMRVLADLDSADFDQPRHDRLMDVIMARFDALAPYRPALKSILHDFGDVGLADGARAAKTGFASMRWMLEAAGFETGGIQGSLRVAGMGAIYARSFRQWLDDESPDYGPTMALLDKSLNQAGGWDSRLGKGLARVGTLRSKFAQRCPKTATDHGEAVAD, encoded by the coding sequence ATGCCAGCGAAAAAAGACCCCCGTGACACCCTCATTGCTGCGGCAATGGAACTGGCCGCGGAACGAAGCTGGCATTCGGTCACCCTGATTGATATCTCACAAAAGGCAGGCCTGTCGCTGGCCGATATTTACCCGTTATTTAAAAACAAAAGCGACATCCTGCGCGCCTTTGTCCGCAAAATGGATATGCGGGTGCTTGCCGATCTTGATAGTGCCGATTTTGACCAACCCCGCCACGACCGGTTGATGGACGTGATCATGGCGCGCTTTGATGCGCTTGCCCCGTACCGGCCGGCACTAAAATCGATCCTGCATGATTTTGGCGATGTCGGCCTGGCTGATGGTGCCCGTGCCGCAAAAACCGGTTTTGCCTCGATGCGCTGGATGCTTGAAGCCGCAGGCTTTGAAACCGGCGGCATACAGGGCAGCTTGCGAGTCGCCGGTATGGGGGCCATTTATGCCCGCAGTTTTCGCCAATGGCTGGATGATGAAAGCCCCGATTACGGGCCGACAATGGCATTACTGGATAAAAGCCTGAACCAGGCCGGTGGCTGGGATAGCAGGCTGGGCAAAGGCCTTGCCCGTGTTGGCACCCTTCGCAGCAAATTTGCCCAACGCTGCCCCAAAACGGCCACAGATCATGGCGAAGCTGTCGCCGACTAA